Below is a window of Treponema primitia ZAS-1 DNA.
CCTCCAACCAGGAGTCCCCGGTCTTAATGGCGCCCAGGTTAGCCATGATGATATCCCCGTACTCTTTCAGCCTGTCCGCCGCCCCAAAATCCCCCGCCTTCTCCCTAAGACGTTCCAGGGAAGCCTTCAGCCTGCCCATACGCCCCTCAAAATTCCGCCGGGCCTGTTCCCTAAGCGCTTCCAGGGACAGGGCGCCCCCGTGTTCAGCATAAAAAGCGTCTATCTTTTCGTTAAACGAAGCGCCGGGCTCAATTCCTGCCGGAGTTCCCGGCTCAAATTCCCGGATTTCGTATTCCCGAACTACATGCTCCCGCCCGGGCTTTCCGCCGGGTGTTTCAGCCTCCGGCGTATAGTGTCCGCCGGTAACTTCCCCCCGCTTGGGGAGCCGCCGCATAGCGTCCAGTATCAACCCGCCTTCATCGGTAACCACCACATTGGCGGCATTGGACCAGAGCCGGGCATAGAGCCGGAAATAGTTCTTCCCCTGCCGGATCAGGAGCCGGACAATACGGTTATCCCCCAGTTGTCCCGCCTCCTCAATCCAGCCGTTCACAATCCGGGACTTGAGAAATTCCGCAAACCGCAGGGGCCTATCGCTTTTCGGGGTACCCCGGAAGGTTTCGTGGATACGGCAAGCCCCAGGACTAAGGGCGATGAGGATATTCTTGGCCCCGCCCTTTCCGTAAAGCTGCAGGCTTAACACATCGTAGGTACTCTGTACCGCCTTCTGTATCTGATACCCCCGCAGATCCAGTTCGGCGAGAATTAGATTGATTTCCTTCCAGTTCAGGGACATGGGGTAACTATACGCCCCGGGAACAAAATACGCCATAGGAAAAAGTCCCGGATTCCGTTACAGTACCCCTATGCGTTCCCTATTGTACCCCATGGCTTTTCTCCTGCTGATCAGCCTCCCCCTATGTACCGCCGAAGAGACCCTCCCGGAAGGGGCTGATCCGCTCCGTGTACGGGCCGGGCGGATTGCGGCGGCCATGGACGACCGTACTTTGGCAGGCCAGGTTCTGCTTACGGGGCTGGACGGGAACGGAACCCTGGGGGAGGCCATGAGGTCCCTGCTTCGGGATATTTCTCCCGGGGGGGTCATGCTTTTTAAAATGAACCTCAATATGGAGAAGGGGCGTATTCCCGGTTTTCTCAAAACCGTATCGGACTTGGCGGCGACAAGCGCCTTTGAGCATACCGATATGGAAGTAATGATACCTCCCTTCATGGCGGTGGATCATGAGGGGGGCATTGTACACCGCTTCGTCGCCGGAGTGGAGCGGCTGCCCCCGCCCCTTTCCTATTGGGAGCTGGCGCAGAAAAACGGGCGGGACGCCGCGCTCCGGGCTATTGAAAAAGATGCCGTCCGCTCGGGCACTGAAATCCGCGCCCTGGGAATAAATCTGAACCTTGCGCCCGTGGCAGAAATACTGAACAGCGAAAACGCAGCCTTCCTGGAGGATCGCTCCTACGGTTCCGACACCGCCTTTGTGGAAGCCGCCGCCGCTGCCTTTGTTCGGGGTATGGGTTCCGCCGGGGTGGCCTGCGTGGTAAAACACTTCCCCGGTAATTCCGGGACAGACCCCCACCAGGCAGCTTCGGTGCTAAGAGATGATAGGGAAACCCTGGACAAAATGGTCCTGCCCTTTGTGGAGCTTATTGCAAAGGAGCAGCCCGCAGGTATCATGGTTTCCCATGTGCTGGTAAACGCCTGGGATGATGGGGTAAATGCCAGCCGTTCCAGGGCGGTAGTATCGGTATGGCTCCGGGAAAACCTGGGTTTCCGGGGCATAGTCCTGGGGGATGACTTTTCCATGGGGGCCATAAGCGCCGCCGGCCTGCGGGAAGAGGATGCGGTAATCGAAGCCCTGAACGCCGGGGTAGATATGGTGATGACCTGGCCGCGGAGCCTGGGACGGGTCCACCGGGCCATCCTGCGCGCCCTGGGGGATGGCCGCCTTAAACGGGAACGGCTTGAGGAAGCAGCGGCCCGCATTATATATGAAAAGATCCGTTATGGACTTATGGAGTGATATGGACAACAAAATAAACGAAGAGCGAATTATCTACTCAAACGATCAGTGCATGGTGATAAACAAACTGCCCGGAGAAGCCGCCGAAGGCGCCGCTAAGGGGATGGCGGACCTGCCCCAAATTCTAACGAAGCAATTCGGCGGCTCCTTTACGGCGGTACAGCGGCTTGATGTCCCGGTCTCAGGCTGCGCCCTCTTCGCCCGTACCCCTAAGGCCCTGTCTTTTCTCAACGCCGCATTCACCGCCGACCGGGTGCAGAAATACTACTGGGCCATTGTGGAGATGCCGCCCCCAGACCTGACCCTGGCGCCGGCCGGGGAACTGGTCCACTGGCTTGAGATGGATACTCGCCAGAACAAAAGCATCGCCTTTGCCGAAAAAGCGCCGGAGGGCTCGCAACGAAGCTCCCCGCGCAAACAAGCCATACTCCGGTATCGGATTATCGGAAAGGGAACCAATTATCTTTTTATGGAGATAGAACTGGTCACCGGCCGTCACCACCAGATCCGGGCTCAACTGGCCGCACTGGGACTCCACATCAAGGGGGATCTCAAGTACGGCGCCCGGCGCAGTGAAAAGGCCGGTGGTATACGCCTCCACGCACGATCACTGCGCTTCCCCGCGCCCGGTTCTTCCGCAAAGCTTCCCGATGAATTTATCCAGGTTACCGCAACCCCGCCCCTGCGGGACCGGCTCTGGGAGGACTTTGAAGCCGCTGCTATGGCCCCAGAAACTTCCCCACCAGTGGCCGTTTCCCCAGTTCCGCCTCAAGCGCCCTCTGACTGTGCATAACCATTCCGCTGTAGGCGTACCGCAGGGGCGTATCCCCAAAGACATCATCCCCCAGGGAATTAATACTGTCAGGAATAATCACACTCCGGAGCCGGTTACCCGCAAAGGCCAGGCTGCCGATTTCATCTATGCGCTTACCGAAAATCACATTGGTAATCCGGTTGTTTTCAAAGGCGTGATCCCCAATAACCGTAACGCTGTCGGGAATGAGTACCCCGCCGAGTTGGTTGTTGGCAAAGGCGGAGTCCCTGATGACCGTAAGCCCTTCGCCGAGTATTACCCAGGCGAGCCGGTTATTTTCAAAGGCCTTATACAAAATCGCCGTAACGGTGCCGGGAATTTCTACACCAATAAGCTGGTTGTCGGCAAAGGCCTTGTATCCGATGGCAGTAACCGGCATACCCTGGATCTCTGCGGGGATGACAATTTCCGCAGCATCTCCGGAATAAGCGGTAATGGTTACCCTATCTCCATGAATAACAAAACCAAAATCCCCGGAACTCCTACCGGAGGATACCTGGGAGGGTTCTTCAACCATTTCTGTTTCAGGTTCCGCCTGGTCATCGTACAGTTCAAAATCATACTCAAAATCTTCCAAATTTTGGGCCGCAACGAAGAAACAAACCAGGGGAAAAAGACAAACCAATGCTATCCGGCGCATATTCACTTCCTTAATCTAAGCATTATACTTTTTTGTCTATCCGGCAAGCGTTTTTTTCCAGAAACCGTATCAGAGGCGCCTCCCAGGGCTCTCCGGGATCGCTGCTGTCGGCCATAAAACGGCGGTATAGGGTGATGATATGGTCCCTGATGATCGCCCCATCCTCCTGGGCTAATCCGGGTAACGCAGTTCGTGGTGTAAAAAGCCGGGCGACAAATACCTCCGCCTCCTCCGGCGGGAACATAGCGGGATCGAAGCGGCTCATGGCGTACATGGCGGCGGCTACACAGTTTACGCTGTGCTGCTTCACATAGAGGATAGCCTCGGTGATCAGGGCGGCCCCGGAATTTATCTCGTCAATCCGGCCGGCCAGGGCTTCCTCGTCACCGAAGGAGCGGAGGATGTCCCGGAAGCGGGTATAGCTCAGGATCATCACCATCACATGGAGGCTGGGTATACACATAAGGTGGGGATCCGTAAGGTGGATCAGGAAAAACCGGGGGCGGGCTATATAATAGGGCCGGCGGGTGGTGGACATGTTTTTGGAATAGACTTCTGCGGAGAATTGGTAGAGCCGGTTCATGGAATTAAGAAAATCCTTTACAGGCTTAAGGGCACGGCGGCCGTAGTGTTTTAGAAGAAAGCCCAGGATACGTATCCAGAAGGCGACAAAGTCCAGGTAAATATTGACCCACCGGGGGATAAAGGGGATCTTTGCGTCCAGGGGATGGTCCACCGAAGTAACGGGGATGCGCCCCGGAAAAAGGACAGCCTTATACTGGAGAAAGAAAAAATTCAAAAAAATCGACCGGATACATTGTATCCCCGGCCCCCGCAGGATCGGACTGGCCATTATCGTAACCATTGAAACAAGGGGCGACTGTTTTCCTGGGGTTTCATCCCCTTGGGTTTCACCCTTTCCCTCTGCCATACACGCTCTCCCTCCCTATTGTTTATGGTCAACGTACCCTGTATTATTCTATCATTCTATTTAAGGAGCATAATACCATGAGAACCATCAACTTGGGTACCTCCGGTTTACAAGTACCGGTTATTGCTATTGGCTGTATGCGCATCGATTCCGTTGAAAAAAAGGATGCCGAAAAGCTGATTAAAACAGCCCTGGATAAGGGGGCCAACTTCTTTGACCATGCGGACGTCTACCAGGACGGCAAATGCGAAAAGATCTTTGCAGAGGCAATCGGCATGAACGCCTCGGTCAGGGAAAAAATCATTCTTCAGAGCAAATGCGGAATCCGTAGGGGAGTCGCCTTTGATTTTTCCAAGAACCATATCCTCAAGTCTGTGGATGGAATCCTAAAGCGGCTTAAAACCGATTACCTCGACGTGCTGCTGCTCCACCGCCCGGATCTCCTGGTTGATCCTGAAGAAGTGGCCGAAGCTTTCGGGATACTTCATACCACCGGTAAAGTTCGGAATTTTGGGGTATCTAACCAGAACCCCACGCAAATTCAGCTCCTGCAGAAATTCGTGAAACAGCCCATCGTGGCTAACCAGCTCCAGTTCAGCCTTGCCCACGCCTCCATGATCTCGTCGGGCCTCCATGTAAATATGGGCGATGATACAGCGATAAACCGGGATGGGGGCATTCTGGACTTCTGCCGCCTCAAGGATATCACCATCCAGGCCTGGTCTCCCTTCCAGAAGGGCTTCTTCGGCGGGGTCTTCCTGGGGGACAGCGAATATGCAAAACTGAACACCAAGATTGATAAGATCGCCAAAAAATACGAAGTAACCAATACCACCATAGCCCTGGCATGGATACTCCGGCATCCCGCCAAAATCCAACCCGTCACCGGAACCTGGAATGTGAATCGTATCAAGGATTGCATCAAAGCGGCGGATATCACCCTTTCCAAAGAGGAATGGTACGAGCTCTATCTGGCGGCGGGAAACGATCTGCCCTAAGGAATACCAATGTTA
It encodes the following:
- a CDS encoding NFACT RNA binding domain-containing protein produces the protein MAYFVPGAYSYPMSLNWKEINLILAELDLRGYQIQKAVQSTYDVLSLQLYGKGGAKNILIALSPGACRIHETFRGTPKSDRPLRFAEFLKSRIVNGWIEEAGQLGDNRIVRLLIRQGKNYFRLYARLWSNAANVVVTDEGGLILDAMRRLPKRGEVTGGHYTPEAETPGGKPGREHVVREYEIREFEPGTPAGIEPGASFNEKIDAFYAEHGGALSLEALREQARRNFEGRMGRLKASLERLREKAGDFGAADRLKEYGDIIMANLGAIKTGDSWLEADNFYTGETIRIKLEPRKSPAAQGELYYEQYRKAKNGLADVQEEIAAGEKELTALEETLDRLLEETNPLALHRLLKNRGEKPPAKADSKRPGLSFRRKDWLIIVGRDASENDELLRRHVKGNDLWLHARDYPGSYVFIKQRSGKTVPLDILLDAGNLAIFYSKGRNNGEGDLFYTPVKFLRRAKNGPKGLVIPTQEKNLHVKVEEFRLKELEQCRIEK
- a CDS encoding glycoside hydrolase family 3 N-terminal domain-containing protein gives rise to the protein MRSLLYPMAFLLLISLPLCTAEETLPEGADPLRVRAGRIAAAMDDRTLAGQVLLTGLDGNGTLGEAMRSLLRDISPGGVMLFKMNLNMEKGRIPGFLKTVSDLAATSAFEHTDMEVMIPPFMAVDHEGGIVHRFVAGVERLPPPLSYWELAQKNGRDAALRAIEKDAVRSGTEIRALGINLNLAPVAEILNSENAAFLEDRSYGSDTAFVEAAAAAFVRGMGSAGVACVVKHFPGNSGTDPHQAASVLRDDRETLDKMVLPFVELIAKEQPAGIMVSHVLVNAWDDGVNASRSRAVVSVWLRENLGFRGIVLGDDFSMGAISAAGLREEDAVIEALNAGVDMVMTWPRSLGRVHRAILRALGDGRLKRERLEEAAARIIYEKIRYGLME
- a CDS encoding RluA family pseudouridine synthase, with the protein product MDNKINEERIIYSNDQCMVINKLPGEAAEGAAKGMADLPQILTKQFGGSFTAVQRLDVPVSGCALFARTPKALSFLNAAFTADRVQKYYWAIVEMPPPDLTLAPAGELVHWLEMDTRQNKSIAFAEKAPEGSQRSSPRKQAILRYRIIGKGTNYLFMEIELVTGRHHQIRAQLAALGLHIKGDLKYGARRSEKAGGIRLHARSLRFPAPGSSAKLPDEFIQVTATPPLRDRLWEDFEAAAMAPETSPPVAVSPVPPQAPSDCA
- a CDS encoding leucine-rich repeat domain-containing protein — encoded protein: MRRIALVCLFPLVCFFVAAQNLEDFEYDFELYDDQAEPETEMVEEPSQVSSGRSSGDFGFVIHGDRVTITAYSGDAAEIVIPAEIQGMPVTAIGYKAFADNQLIGVEIPGTVTAILYKAFENNRLAWVILGEGLTVIRDSAFANNQLGGVLIPDSVTVIGDHAFENNRITNVIFGKRIDEIGSLAFAGNRLRSVIIPDSINSLGDDVFGDTPLRYAYSGMVMHSQRALEAELGKRPLVGKFLGP
- a CDS encoding aldo/keto reductase — translated: MRTINLGTSGLQVPVIAIGCMRIDSVEKKDAEKLIKTALDKGANFFDHADVYQDGKCEKIFAEAIGMNASVREKIILQSKCGIRRGVAFDFSKNHILKSVDGILKRLKTDYLDVLLLHRPDLLVDPEEVAEAFGILHTTGKVRNFGVSNQNPTQIQLLQKFVKQPIVANQLQFSLAHASMISSGLHVNMGDDTAINRDGGILDFCRLKDITIQAWSPFQKGFFGGVFLGDSEYAKLNTKIDKIAKKYEVTNTTIALAWILRHPAKIQPVTGTWNVNRIKDCIKAADITLSKEEWYELYLAAGNDLP